In Nocardioides palaemonis, a single genomic region encodes these proteins:
- a CDS encoding DUF6049 family protein → MPRPSVLRAALAGLVALGAVVTGATTPSAAAAAEDPDPLVVHLDEIDPTVPRRGDIRISGTVTNTSDDTFTRVNMHAFASQSPILDSLTNAAAIPTTADVGGRVTVPGTFDTIDTLAPGETAQFSDSVPVDLLGIPDEAGVYWIGVHALGDGAVPRDLVADGRARTFIPVLPRGDVGLDASFVLPVRNRVWYDAEGRIGGTERWLRRLSDGGTLDGVLDTADAAGTTPYTWLVDPAVLLAITRLSLGNPERSLAPDPTVPGQEPTEEPSPPESEEPAPVQLDPAVPTDGEVDPEVAPVAEAASAWLTRFRTLVGSGSVLALPFGDLDVSAAVRQSPERYTQALTRSTEAMADLQVPATLAVAPSGGRLSPEAIAATPEDVQIILGDSAFAIPPQTTTSVVRLLGHEALLTSTGAESGGPGPTDPLDPLALRQRVLSEAALRIARDDRAPLVVTLPTTWRDQDAASFFDGLEQPWLDTIPATWVAARRATGVNASNLAYETLDVDEELPATGFAAADRADDAATLLEQVLTLQTTLEQQVGDEVLVTLSEQHRQSPRRARVAADRVDDSLRADLGRITIEVPTRVTLSGDSGGLGATLVNGLDQPVSVGIGIVTDGEVTLTGDSVRDLGPRARSVVRFKATTTQAGIHPVRMRVTSVDGVALGSSEELPIRAARVSALIWVVMAAGALVLFGMIGYRLPGQIRARRAELRAGEHRAAAEPTSEPTAEPAPEPAPEQAPEQARSTSSDTAMGQV, encoded by the coding sequence GTGCCCCGCCCGTCCGTCCTCCGTGCTGCCCTGGCGGGACTGGTGGCGCTCGGGGCGGTCGTGACGGGCGCGACGACGCCCTCCGCGGCGGCCGCCGCGGAGGACCCCGACCCGCTCGTGGTGCACCTCGACGAGATCGACCCGACGGTCCCACGACGCGGCGACATCCGGATCAGCGGCACCGTCACCAACACCAGCGACGACACCTTCACCCGGGTCAACATGCACGCGTTCGCCTCGCAGAGCCCGATCCTGGACTCGCTGACCAACGCCGCCGCCATCCCCACCACGGCCGACGTCGGTGGCCGGGTCACCGTCCCGGGGACCTTCGACACCATCGACACCCTCGCGCCCGGCGAGACGGCACAGTTCTCCGACTCGGTGCCGGTCGACCTGCTCGGCATCCCCGACGAGGCCGGGGTCTACTGGATCGGCGTGCACGCGCTCGGCGACGGCGCGGTGCCGCGCGACCTGGTCGCCGACGGGCGGGCCCGGACGTTCATCCCGGTGCTGCCGCGGGGCGACGTGGGGCTCGACGCGTCGTTCGTGCTGCCCGTCCGCAACCGGGTCTGGTACGACGCGGAGGGCCGGATCGGCGGCACCGAGCGCTGGCTGCGCCGGCTCTCCGACGGCGGGACGCTCGACGGCGTGCTCGACACCGCGGACGCCGCCGGCACCACGCCGTACACGTGGCTCGTCGACCCGGCCGTGCTGCTCGCGATCACCCGGCTCTCGCTCGGCAACCCGGAGCGCTCGCTGGCGCCGGACCCCACGGTCCCCGGCCAGGAGCCGACCGAGGAGCCGAGCCCGCCGGAGTCGGAGGAGCCCGCGCCCGTCCAGCTCGACCCGGCGGTGCCGACCGACGGCGAGGTCGACCCCGAGGTCGCGCCCGTCGCGGAGGCGGCGTCGGCCTGGCTCACCCGCTTCCGCACGCTCGTCGGCTCGGGCAGCGTGCTCGCCCTGCCCTTCGGCGACCTCGACGTGTCGGCGGCCGTGCGGCAGTCCCCCGAGCGCTACACCCAGGCGCTCACCCGGAGCACCGAGGCGATGGCGGACCTGCAGGTCCCGGCCACCCTCGCGGTCGCCCCGTCCGGCGGCCGGCTCAGCCCGGAGGCAATCGCGGCCACCCCCGAGGACGTCCAGATCATCCTGGGCGACAGCGCGTTCGCCATCCCGCCGCAGACGACCACCTCCGTGGTCCGCCTGCTCGGCCACGAGGCGCTGCTGACCAGCACCGGCGCCGAGTCCGGCGGTCCCGGGCCGACCGACCCCCTCGATCCCCTGGCGCTGCGCCAGCGCGTGCTGAGCGAGGCCGCGCTGCGGATCGCCCGCGACGACCGCGCCCCGCTCGTCGTCACGCTGCCGACCACGTGGCGCGACCAGGACGCCGCGTCCTTCTTCGACGGGCTCGAGCAGCCGTGGCTCGACACGATCCCCGCGACCTGGGTCGCCGCACGCCGGGCGACCGGCGTCAACGCGTCGAACCTCGCCTACGAGACCCTCGACGTCGACGAGGAGCTCCCCGCGACGGGCTTCGCCGCCGCCGACCGCGCCGACGACGCCGCGACGCTCCTCGAGCAGGTCCTCACCCTCCAGACGACGCTCGAGCAGCAGGTGGGTGACGAGGTGCTGGTCACCCTGTCCGAGCAGCACCGGCAGAGCCCGCGCCGCGCGCGGGTGGCCGCCGACCGGGTGGACGACTCGCTGCGCGCCGACCTCGGCCGGATCACGATCGAGGTGCCGACGCGGGTCACGCTCTCGGGCGACTCCGGCGGACTCGGTGCGACGCTCGTCAACGGGCTCGACCAGCCGGTGTCGGTCGGGATCGGCATCGTCACCGACGGCGAGGTCACCCTGACCGGCGACAGCGTGCGCGACCTCGGGCCCCGCGCCCGCAGCGTGGTGCGGTTCAAGGCCACCACGACCCAGGCCGGTATCCACCCGGTCCGGATGCGGGTCACCAGCGTCGACGGGGTCGCGCTCGGCTCGAGCGAGGAGCTCCCCATCCGCGCCGCCCGGGTCAGCGCGCTGATCTGGGTCGTCATGGCCGCCGGCGCCCTCGTGCTGTTCGGGATGATCGGCTACCGGCTGCCCGGCCAGATCCGCGCCCGGCGCGCCGAGCTGCGGGCCGGCGAGCACCGCGCAGCGGCAGAGCCGACCTCAGAGCCGACCGCAGAGCCGGCGCCCGAGCCGGCTCCCGAGCAGGCTCCCGAGCAGGCTCGGTCCACCTCCTCCGACACCGCGATGGGACAGGTGTGA
- a CDS encoding HAD family hydrolase, which yields MTARTPLVVGFDLDLTLIDTAAGFRQVLLALGAELGVDFPVEEMTARLGPPLDHLLAPHLPAEQVGPAGDRFRELYPDHAITTVPALAGAHEAFEAVRAHGGRVLVVTGKYTPNARLHLDHLGLEADHLEGWVWGVGKADVLRRERALAYVGDHVHDVEGARAAGVLSVSVLTGGCTRAELVDAGTDVVLDDLTRFPAWLDEQVGARSA from the coding sequence GTGACCGCACGCACGCCCCTCGTGGTCGGCTTCGACCTCGACCTCACGCTCATCGACACCGCAGCCGGGTTCCGGCAGGTGCTGCTGGCGCTCGGCGCCGAGCTCGGGGTCGACTTCCCGGTCGAGGAGATGACGGCGCGGCTCGGCCCGCCGCTCGACCACCTGCTCGCGCCCCACCTGCCGGCCGAGCAGGTCGGCCCGGCCGGCGACCGGTTCCGCGAGCTCTACCCCGACCACGCGATCACCACGGTGCCGGCGCTGGCCGGCGCCCACGAGGCGTTCGAGGCGGTGCGTGCGCACGGCGGGCGGGTGCTCGTCGTCACCGGGAAGTACACCCCCAACGCCCGGCTCCACCTCGACCACCTCGGCCTCGAGGCCGACCACCTCGAGGGCTGGGTCTGGGGCGTCGGCAAGGCCGACGTGCTGCGCCGGGAGCGTGCCCTGGCCTACGTCGGCGACCACGTCCACGACGTCGAGGGCGCCCGCGCCGCCGGCGTGCTGAGCGTGTCGGTGCTGACCGGCGGCTGCACCCGTGCCGAGCTGGTCGACGCCGGCACCGACGTCGTCCTCGACGACCTCACCCGGTTCCCGGCCTGGCTCGACGAGCAGGTCGGCGCGCGCAGCGCCTGA
- a CDS encoding transglycosylase domain-containing protein — translation MTAKKRRATGPAQTRRPKPRRTPRQRLAKVAKVLAILGVVGALVVAGVVVVLYQAISIPTPNSAFQAQTTFVYYKDGKQQLGTYYEDQNRESIPLAEMPDTIQDAVVAAENQTFWSDKGIDPKGIVRALFSNARGNARQGASTITQQYVKILYLTSEQSYKRKIKEAVVSLKIQQQLSKKEVLEGYLNTIYFGRGAYGIQAASKAYFGHPAADLNLRESAVLATVLNNPTQYDPANGKEAKEDLKGRYEYVLDSMAKMGTITTDQRDKALKRLPKFPKIAAQSQFGGQKGHMLALVKKELLARGIASEEEIDGGGLRITTTFDPQVMSEIEQSVNEQRPDAGMPGPAGNADLHIGAATVDTQTGALLGFYGGQDYLDSQINWAVAGGMAGSTMKAATDVAAIRDGFSLNDTFDGNSPIDIAGTEFENQGDESYGSAVSMITATENSINTAFVDMVDSMDDGPQKVIQAAEDMGIPGNDGESWGIPRASSDLQDNVGVTLGTAQVSPINMANAYATLANGGSRNEIHVVQKVVNKAGETIYEAQPRSKRTVDEDITSDVTYALQQVVQSGSGSEALALGRPAAGKTGTATNDDGGVSSSWFVGFTPQVSTAVMYVRGKGRESLDELRPDGADLWLPTSSDGRSGYFGGNYPAKTWTSIMGKVMEGMEVEDFPEPVYVDGDAPEDGHEYVPPPPPPPKPSPTKSPTGGVTITPTPTPTPTETPTETPTETPTTPVPTTPVPTTPVPTTPVPTTPVPTTPATPTETPTTTPRQQSRAGADVRP, via the coding sequence GTGACTGCGAAGAAGAGGAGGGCCACCGGTCCGGCACAGACCCGTCGACCGAAGCCCCGTCGGACTCCTCGCCAGCGCCTCGCCAAGGTGGCCAAGGTGCTCGCGATCCTCGGCGTCGTCGGCGCCCTCGTGGTGGCCGGCGTCGTCGTCGTGCTCTACCAGGCGATCTCGATCCCGACCCCGAACTCCGCGTTCCAGGCCCAGACCACGTTCGTCTACTACAAGGACGGCAAGCAGCAGCTCGGCACCTACTACGAGGACCAGAACCGCGAGTCGATCCCGCTCGCGGAGATGCCCGACACGATCCAGGACGCCGTCGTCGCCGCCGAGAACCAGACGTTCTGGTCCGACAAGGGCATCGACCCCAAGGGCATCGTGCGCGCGCTGTTCTCCAACGCACGCGGCAACGCCCGCCAGGGCGCGTCGACGATCACCCAGCAGTACGTGAAGATCCTCTACCTGACCAGCGAGCAGAGCTACAAGCGCAAGATCAAGGAAGCGGTCGTCTCGCTCAAGATCCAGCAGCAGCTCAGCAAGAAGGAAGTCCTCGAGGGCTACCTCAACACCATCTACTTCGGGCGCGGCGCCTACGGCATCCAGGCCGCCTCCAAGGCCTACTTCGGCCACCCTGCGGCCGACCTCAACCTGCGCGAGTCCGCGGTGCTGGCGACGGTGCTCAACAATCCCACGCAGTACGACCCGGCCAACGGCAAGGAGGCCAAGGAGGACCTCAAGGGTCGCTACGAGTACGTCCTGGACTCGATGGCGAAGATGGGCACCATCACCACCGACCAGCGCGACAAGGCGCTCAAGCGGCTGCCCAAGTTCCCCAAGATCGCCGCCCAGAGCCAGTTCGGCGGCCAGAAGGGCCACATGCTGGCTCTGGTGAAGAAGGAGCTGCTCGCACGCGGCATCGCCTCCGAGGAGGAGATCGACGGCGGCGGCCTGCGGATCACCACCACGTTCGACCCGCAGGTGATGAGCGAGATCGAGCAGTCGGTCAACGAGCAGCGCCCCGACGCCGGCATGCCCGGCCCGGCCGGCAACGCCGACCTCCACATCGGCGCCGCGACCGTCGACACGCAGACCGGCGCGCTGCTCGGCTTCTACGGCGGCCAGGACTACCTCGACTCCCAGATCAACTGGGCCGTCGCCGGCGGCATGGCCGGCTCGACGATGAAGGCCGCCACGGACGTCGCGGCGATCCGCGACGGCTTCTCGCTCAACGACACCTTCGACGGCAACAGCCCGATCGACATCGCCGGCACCGAGTTCGAGAACCAGGGCGACGAGTCCTACGGCTCGGCGGTCTCGATGATCACGGCGACCGAGAACTCGATCAACACCGCCTTCGTCGACATGGTCGACTCGATGGACGACGGGCCGCAGAAGGTCATCCAGGCAGCCGAGGACATGGGCATCCCGGGCAACGACGGCGAGTCGTGGGGCATCCCGCGCGCCTCCAGCGACCTGCAGGACAACGTCGGTGTCACCCTCGGCACCGCCCAGGTGAGCCCGATCAACATGGCCAATGCCTACGCCACCCTCGCCAACGGCGGCAGCCGCAACGAGATCCACGTGGTCCAGAAGGTCGTCAACAAGGCCGGCGAGACGATCTACGAGGCCCAGCCGCGCAGCAAGCGCACGGTCGACGAGGACATCACCTCCGACGTGACGTACGCCCTCCAGCAGGTCGTGCAGTCCGGCTCGGGCTCCGAGGCACTCGCCCTCGGCCGCCCGGCCGCCGGCAAGACCGGCACCGCGACCAACGACGACGGCGGCGTCTCCTCCTCGTGGTTCGTCGGGTTCACCCCGCAGGTCTCCACCGCGGTGATGTACGTCCGCGGCAAGGGCCGCGAGTCGCTCGACGAGCTGCGCCCCGACGGCGCCGACCTGTGGCTCCCCACCAGCTCCGACGGCCGCTCGGGCTACTTCGGCGGCAACTACCCCGCCAAGACCTGGACCTCGATCATGGGCAAGGTCATGGAGGGCATGGAGGTCGAGGACTTCCCCGAGCCGGTCTACGTCGACGGTGACGCGCCCGAGGACGGTCACGAGTACGTCCCGCCGCCCCCGCCGCCGCCGAAGCCCTCGCCGACGAAGTCGCCGACCGGTGGCGTGACGATCACGCCCACCCCGACGCCCACGCCGACCGAGACGCCGACGGAGACCCCGACGGAGACCCCGACGACCCCGGTCCCGACCACGCCGGTCCCGACCACGCCGGTCCCGACCACGCCGGTCCCGACGACCCCGGTCCCGACCACCCCTGCGACGCCGACCGAGACCCCGACGACCACGCCGCGGCAGCAGTCGCGGGCGGGTGCCGACGTCCGGCCCTGA
- a CDS encoding lipid II:glycine glycyltransferase FemX, with the protein MTTRLTLRPISAQEHRDFIAGQSSASFLQTPAWASVKADWRSESVGWHEGDTLVGVGLVLYRQLPKVKRYLAYLPEGPVIDWAGDDLAAWLTPLVSHLKSSGAFAVRMGPPVVTRRWSAEQVKAGIADPAVRRLGDVPPLERCQEGARVVAQLHELGWQQQGTEGGFAAGQPQFNFQVPLVAEDGSPRTEADVLAGMNQLWRRNIKKADKSGVEVRRGDAGDLEAFHALYAHTAERDHFTPRPLSYFRTMVDALGAEDPDRIQLWLAHHEGDLVAATIAIRVGTHAWYSYGASSTEKREVRGSNAVQWAMIRHALEAGAAVYDLRGITETLDADDPHVGLIQFKVGTGGQAVEHAGEWDLPLNRAIYKAFQVYLARRG; encoded by the coding sequence GTGACGACCCGCCTGACGCTCCGCCCGATCTCCGCGCAGGAGCACCGCGACTTCATCGCCGGCCAGTCGTCCGCCAGCTTCCTCCAGACGCCCGCGTGGGCGTCGGTGAAGGCCGACTGGCGCTCGGAGTCGGTCGGCTGGCACGAGGGCGACACCCTGGTCGGGGTGGGGCTGGTGCTCTACCGCCAGCTGCCCAAGGTCAAGCGCTACCTCGCCTACCTGCCGGAGGGCCCGGTCATCGACTGGGCCGGCGACGACCTCGCCGCCTGGCTGACGCCGCTGGTGTCGCACCTGAAGTCCAGCGGCGCGTTCGCGGTCCGGATGGGACCGCCGGTCGTGACCCGACGCTGGTCGGCCGAGCAGGTCAAGGCCGGGATCGCCGACCCGGCCGTACGACGCCTCGGCGACGTCCCGCCGCTGGAGCGCTGCCAGGAGGGCGCCCGCGTGGTCGCCCAGCTGCACGAGCTGGGCTGGCAGCAGCAGGGCACCGAGGGCGGCTTCGCCGCCGGGCAGCCGCAGTTCAACTTCCAGGTCCCGCTGGTCGCCGAGGACGGCTCGCCCCGCACCGAGGCCGACGTGCTGGCCGGGATGAACCAGCTCTGGCGGCGCAACATCAAGAAGGCCGACAAGTCCGGCGTCGAGGTGCGCCGCGGCGACGCCGGCGACCTGGAGGCGTTCCACGCCCTCTACGCCCACACCGCCGAGCGCGACCACTTCACCCCGCGTCCGCTCTCCTACTTCCGGACCATGGTCGACGCGCTGGGGGCCGAGGACCCCGACCGGATCCAGCTCTGGCTGGCCCACCACGAGGGCGACCTGGTCGCGGCCACCATCGCGATCCGGGTCGGCACCCACGCCTGGTACTCCTACGGCGCCTCCTCGACCGAGAAGCGCGAGGTCCGGGGGTCCAACGCCGTGCAGTGGGCGATGATCCGGCACGCGCTCGAGGCCGGCGCCGCTGTCTACGACCTGCGCGGCATCACCGAGACCCTCGACGCCGACGACCCGCACGTCGGGCTGATCCAGTTCAAGGTCGGCACCGGCGGCCAGGCCGTCGAGCACGCCGGCGAGTGGGACCTGCCGCTCAACCGGGCAATCTACAAGGCCTTCCAGGTCTACCTGGCCCGGCGGGGGTGA
- a CDS encoding inositol-3-phosphate synthase, whose translation MGSVRVGIVGVGNCATSLVQGVEYYKDADPSATVPGLMHVVFGDYHVKDVQFVVAFDVDDKKVGKDLSEAINASENNTIKIADVPTLGVEVKRGPTLDGLGKYYKATIEESAAEPVDVVQALKDAEVDVLVSYLPVGSEEADKFYAQCAIDAGVGFVNALPVFIASDPEWAKKFEDAGVPIVGDDIKSQVGATITHRVMAKLFEDRGVALDRTYQLNVGGNMDFKNMLERERLESKKVSKTQAVTSNLTGELADKIDSKNVHIGPSDYVAWLDDRKWAYVRLEGRAFGDVPLNLEYKLEVWDSPNSAGIIIDAVRAAKIAKDRGIGGPIIPASTYLMKSPPVQMPDDIGRAELEKFIKGE comes from the coding sequence ATGGGTTCGGTACGAGTAGGGATCGTCGGAGTCGGCAACTGCGCCACCTCCCTCGTCCAGGGCGTGGAGTACTACAAGGACGCGGACCCGTCGGCCACCGTCCCCGGGCTCATGCACGTCGTCTTCGGTGACTACCACGTCAAGGACGTCCAGTTCGTCGTCGCCTTCGACGTCGACGACAAGAAGGTCGGCAAGGACCTCTCCGAGGCGATCAACGCCTCCGAGAACAACACCATCAAGATCGCCGACGTCCCGACGCTCGGCGTCGAGGTCAAGCGCGGCCCGACCCTCGACGGCCTCGGCAAGTACTACAAGGCCACCATCGAGGAGTCCGCGGCCGAGCCGGTCGACGTCGTCCAGGCGCTCAAGGACGCCGAGGTCGACGTGCTCGTCTCCTACCTCCCGGTGGGCTCCGAGGAGGCCGACAAGTTCTACGCCCAGTGCGCGATCGACGCCGGCGTCGGCTTCGTCAACGCGCTGCCGGTCTTCATCGCCTCCGACCCCGAGTGGGCCAAGAAGTTCGAGGACGCGGGCGTCCCGATCGTCGGCGACGACATCAAGAGCCAGGTCGGCGCGACCATCACCCACCGCGTGATGGCCAAGCTGTTCGAGGACCGCGGCGTCGCGCTGGACCGCACGTACCAGCTCAACGTCGGCGGCAACATGGACTTCAAGAACATGCTCGAGCGCGAGCGCCTGGAGTCGAAGAAGGTCTCCAAGACCCAGGCCGTGACGTCCAACCTCACCGGCGAGCTGGCCGACAAGATCGACAGCAAGAACGTCCACATCGGCCCGTCCGACTACGTCGCGTGGCTCGACGACCGCAAGTGGGCCTACGTCCGCCTCGAGGGTCGCGCGTTCGGCGACGTCCCGCTCAACCTGGAGTACAAGCTCGAGGTCTGGGACTCCCCGAACTCCGCCGGCATCATCATCGACGCCGTCCGCGCCGCCAAGATCGCCAAGGACCGCGGCATCGGCGGCCCGATCATCCCGGCCTCGACCTACCTGATGAAGTCCCCGCCGGTGCAGATGCCCGACGACATCGGTCGCGCCGAGCTCGAGAAGTTCATCAAGGGCGAGTGA
- a CDS encoding alanine racemase — translation MSLTLTVDGERWRAHLLATATRSPGIVPVAKGNGYGLTLGRLARRAQWLADHAAETGAPLDLLAIGTYDELGEVTSRYHGDVLVMTPWRPFGAALALDEQAAARVVHTVSRPEDLDALRERHPSARFVLEQLTSMRRHGMTRRELEAAAHALGSARSGLRGVALHLPLGTTSHLGEVSRLVNDVVASGLPTRTIYVSHLTHAEMGQLASRYPDFTIRPRIGTDLWLGDRGALRVTATVLDVHPVERGDVFGYRGRSAPKSGHIVVVSGGTAHGIGLEAPTGDQSLRARAATLARGGMDAAGFVRSPFSIDGKQRLFAEPPHMQASMLFLPSGARTPRVGEQVDVRVRFTATDVDHVVVD, via the coding sequence ATGAGTCTGACCCTGACTGTCGACGGGGAGCGCTGGCGCGCCCACCTGCTCGCCACCGCGACCCGCAGCCCCGGCATCGTCCCGGTCGCCAAGGGCAACGGCTACGGCCTGACGCTCGGGCGCCTCGCGCGCCGCGCGCAGTGGCTCGCCGACCACGCCGCCGAGACCGGTGCGCCGCTCGACCTGCTCGCCATCGGCACCTACGACGAGCTCGGCGAGGTGACGTCCCGCTACCACGGCGACGTGCTGGTCATGACGCCGTGGCGCCCGTTCGGAGCGGCCCTCGCCCTCGACGAGCAGGCGGCTGCCCGCGTCGTGCACACGGTGAGCCGGCCCGAGGACCTCGACGCCCTGCGCGAGCGGCACCCGTCCGCCCGCTTCGTCCTCGAGCAGCTCACCTCGATGCGCCGCCACGGCATGACCCGGCGCGAGCTCGAGGCCGCGGCGCACGCGCTCGGCAGCGCACGCAGCGGCCTGCGCGGGGTCGCCCTCCACCTGCCGCTCGGCACCACCTCCCACCTCGGCGAGGTGAGCCGGCTGGTCAACGACGTGGTCGCCTCGGGCCTCCCGACCCGCACGATCTACGTCTCCCACCTCACCCACGCCGAGATGGGCCAGCTCGCCTCCCGCTACCCCGACTTCACGATCCGCCCGCGCATCGGCACCGACCTCTGGCTCGGCGACCGCGGCGCGCTGCGGGTCACCGCCACGGTGCTCGACGTCCACCCGGTCGAGCGCGGCGACGTCTTCGGCTACCGCGGACGCAGCGCCCCCAAGAGCGGGCACATCGTCGTGGTCAGCGGCGGCACCGCCCACGGCATCGGCCTCGAGGCCCCCACCGGCGACCAGTCGCTGCGGGCCCGCGCCGCCACCCTGGCCCGCGGCGGCATGGACGCCGCCGGCTTCGTCCGCTCGCCGTTCTCGATCGACGGCAAGCAGCGGCTGTTCGCGGAGCCGCCGCACATGCAGGCGTCGATGCTGTTCCTGCCCTCAGGGGCGCGTACGCCCCGCGTCGGCGAGCAGGTCGACGTCCGGGTGCGGTTCACCGCCACCGACGTCGACCACGTCGTCGTCGACTGA
- a CDS encoding CCA tRNA nucleotidyltransferase: MSDVAPPPLTIVEIQHRVGAELDRIGSVIDELGARFAAAGEELALVGGPVRDAMLGRLQNDLDLTTSAHPDVTERLVSGWADAVWDMGRAFGTIGCRKGPWQVEITTYRSESYDPSSRKPDVDFGDSLEGDLGRRDFSVNSMAVRVPGREFVDPFGGVVDLAERVLRTPGAPEDSFSDDPLRMMRAARFAAQLGFDVAPEVVAAMTEMAGRIEIISAERVRDELVKLVCAPHPRRGLSLLVETGLAEHVLPELPALALERDEHHRHKDVYEHTLTVLEQSIDLEHRLGGGPDFVSRFAALMHDVGKPRTRRFETGGVVTFHHHDVVGAKLTRKRMQKLRFSNHDIDAVSKLVELHLRFHGYGSGEWTDSAVRRYVRDAGDQLERLHILTRADCTTRNQRKADRLRRTYDSLEERIARLSEEEELAAVRPDLDGNQIMELLGIGPGREVGEAYKFLLDLRLDEGPRTPEQAEAALREWWAAR; the protein is encoded by the coding sequence GTGTCCGACGTCGCCCCGCCCCCGCTCACGATCGTGGAGATCCAGCACCGCGTCGGCGCGGAGCTGGACCGGATCGGGTCGGTGATCGACGAGCTCGGCGCCCGCTTCGCCGCGGCGGGCGAGGAGCTCGCGCTGGTCGGCGGGCCGGTGCGCGACGCGATGCTCGGGCGGCTGCAGAACGACCTCGACCTCACCACCTCGGCGCACCCGGACGTCACCGAGCGGCTGGTGTCGGGCTGGGCCGACGCGGTGTGGGACATGGGCCGCGCGTTCGGCACGATCGGCTGCCGCAAGGGTCCGTGGCAGGTCGAGATCACGACCTACCGCTCGGAGAGCTACGACCCGTCCTCGCGCAAGCCCGACGTCGACTTCGGCGACAGCCTCGAGGGCGACCTCGGCCGGCGCGACTTCAGCGTGAACTCGATGGCCGTACGGGTGCCGGGCCGCGAGTTCGTCGACCCGTTCGGCGGCGTGGTGGACCTGGCCGAGCGGGTGCTCCGCACGCCGGGTGCCCCGGAGGACTCGTTCTCCGACGACCCGCTGCGGATGATGCGGGCGGCCCGCTTCGCCGCCCAGCTCGGCTTCGACGTCGCGCCCGAGGTGGTCGCGGCGATGACCGAGATGGCCGGGCGGATCGAGATCATCTCCGCCGAGCGGGTGCGCGACGAGCTGGTCAAGCTGGTCTGCGCGCCGCACCCCCGCCGCGGGCTGAGCCTGCTCGTCGAGACCGGGCTGGCCGAGCACGTGCTGCCCGAGCTGCCGGCGCTGGCGCTCGAGCGCGACGAGCACCACCGGCACAAGGACGTCTACGAGCACACGCTGACCGTGCTCGAGCAGTCGATCGACCTCGAGCACCGCCTGGGCGGCGGTCCGGACTTCGTCAGCCGCTTCGCCGCGCTGATGCACGACGTCGGCAAGCCCCGGACGCGGCGTTTCGAGACCGGCGGCGTGGTGACCTTCCACCACCACGACGTCGTCGGCGCCAAGCTGACCCGCAAGCGGATGCAGAAGCTGCGCTTCTCCAACCACGACATCGACGCGGTCTCGAAGCTGGTGGAGCTGCACCTGCGCTTCCACGGCTACGGCTCGGGCGAGTGGACCGACAGCGCGGTGCGCCGCTACGTCCGCGACGCCGGCGACCAGCTCGAGCGGCTGCACATCCTCACCCGCGCCGACTGCACCACCCGCAACCAGCGCAAGGCCGACCGGCTGCGGCGGACGTACGACTCGCTCGAGGAGCGAATCGCGCGGCTGTCGGAGGAGGAGGAGCTCGCGGCCGTGCGGCCCGACCTCGACGGCAACCAGATCATGGAGCTGCTCGGGATCGGCCCGGGTCGCGAGGTCGGCGAGGCCTACAAGTTCCTGCTCGACCTGCGCCTCGACGAGGGCCCGCGGACGCCCGAGCAGGCCGAGGCGGCGCTGCGGGAGTGGTGGGCGGCTCGCTGA
- a CDS encoding PadR family transcriptional regulator — protein MARRGDTIELAVLGLLHEGPMHGYELRKRLNLMLGWGRVLSYGSLYPALKKMLRANLITEAATTTTTASRRPRIVYEVTDAGHEEFHRLMSEVGPTAWEDDNFDIRFTFFSSTDMEIRLRVLEGRRSRLQERLARVQAELERTQAEVDRYAGELQRHGVESVEREVRWLSDLIRAERGDDPPTAPPASTQQSGTPASSPANQQAQTQQ, from the coding sequence ATGGCACGTCGTGGTGACACCATCGAGCTGGCAGTCCTCGGACTGCTGCACGAGGGACCCATGCACGGCTACGAGCTGCGCAAGCGCCTCAACCTGATGCTCGGATGGGGCCGCGTGCTGTCCTACGGCTCGCTCTACCCGGCGCTCAAGAAGATGCTGCGCGCCAACCTCATCACCGAGGCCGCGACGACGACCACCACGGCGAGCCGCCGCCCGCGGATCGTCTACGAGGTCACCGACGCGGGACACGAGGAGTTCCACCGGTTGATGTCGGAGGTCGGCCCCACCGCGTGGGAGGACGACAACTTCGACATCCGCTTCACGTTCTTCTCCTCCACCGACATGGAGATCCGGCTGCGCGTCCTCGAGGGACGTCGCTCACGGCTCCAGGAGCGCCTGGCACGGGTCCAGGCCGAGCTCGAACGCACCCAGGCCGAGGTCGACCGGTACGCCGGCGAGCTCCAGCGTCACGGCGTGGAGTCGGTCGAGCGCGAGGTGCGGTGGCTGTCGGACCTGATCCGCGCCGAGCGCGGTGACGACCCCCCGACCGCACCGCCGGCCAGCACCCAGCAGTCCGGCACACCAGCCAGCAGTCCAGCCAACCAGCAAGCACAGACCCAGCAATGA